One window of the Anopheles aquasalis chromosome X, idAnoAquaMG_Q_19, whole genome shotgun sequence genome contains the following:
- the LOC126569564 gene encoding transmembrane protein 94 isoform X2, producing MAPSPAGQSGTEKQQQQQEFRGLSTPIALQRLHDDIEGMLAGYEDRFRRLSGWEKIGSTFTGTSTSPLGWFPTLVTGLCVVSLAATAHYWSAGLLAVLLLLTAAIVVRENNLRKTEIYRKVRTVLHEIRLGIELCADWTPDNYPHLCSPLSPCVTLQWTYRDGRIVNLPWALLVRGDHIVMRPGQVAPGTCQEVSPGKRRFRCGETYGLQQPTEPPPRPLARSPLPDLNCVVETTPYLDILRTSLDCFLNRPETIINQQRELLITRCMQQWGFGGILLLTVTVGVLRCGGLYFHGKLATDWLNVLVLNPTAAVLPILPLVFPLLWVSINLWGVARLETLLATPHAVMRAQAQKSFQEDLDTPTGDLDHVQLPRQTVLHYWWQLVQGRSQLLGRSANVVQVLGTITALCCVDKKGILSWPNPTAEKVFFLRNAKDSDQNTEPSEQSSLNSQSSQKESSGAIAEVLDLTHDQHSPFRLEFDDHDFKNHLTSLKPLGIAILVNTCCPLTQAHYAKFCGHVTAVAMLDKDLVPVTNRRCLCELAKQIGFSPQARDIFQLEGQISSYRHLQPDVVRRDIRFARSLQLATKVKVPFPHSLSVVMREINNGSLQLLTQGTADIVLDCCDDYWDGHDLQPLTEKERKRAQDFYQRSALTAYCTAFAYRPLRHGISGALSGGPQGNVAYLELPPESKHRRDLYQTRERCSGLVEGTATSAALSGYCADPAPMASMTAGKGGREGGLIPDTCAGPGLGAGAAEMLINPTIPPVVPGLTSHHSISTDSLLFNDSRDDDISDVEGCYRMQCHQVFIGMVTMQYQAQTDIVQLIERLERACIRFVHFSKENELRSRVFSEKMGLESGWNCHISLLSDGADTRASSPTKQHAAAAPAPAPAPAPSPVRSPATGPLFDDHSNGCTVGSRLLSSSAPGAISHSNSLAGPAGIRLHQPNLTSNSHSSSSSSSSNSSSNNNNNSNSNSNINSNNNNNNNNNGISRRNSCRSNISVHGSQELMSVVRHPSTDSAIDGGDRGDAVGRIGGGGGGLSANGHSRSLSCLSDSTEQSAPINFDMSNRAKLPRGIENIRPHLESVDNVPLLVSLFTDCSAEATREMLNIMQQYGEIVVCLGSSASNSNSEIFLQGDCSIAVEPLYPQVCQEFPSYSEANIYGNRLRVPGADDTGHTSTNTTVSPVYLSRLLNAIPCSIATCRDDPISIVAVIELSRRFMAGLWSCVQYWACCGVSLAIMNTVTAVLSLPPMIVPLHALYLMCVAVPLVALTLLRVEPDPALMKRATGKKQRTLHSRLVLFVLWCYGLKFAVAVAFLVFAYCTTLSHPLQLFALEVPQPQVAAAASGSGRLEQSDHGDLHVARSFTLLGTVLHFVVISATFVHRDYNCIRRSPFTNLCWVTVVAGLLLLHLALLVLQITCDPYFWQQMEHHWPIALYIVLVTFVTFVASEFFKWEEIKVNNRYIRRARLDFGTKLGMNSPF from the exons ATGGCCCCTAGTCCGGCTGGCCAATCCGGaaccgagaagcagcagcagcagcaagaattCCGCGGCCTTAGCACTCCGATTGCCCTGCAACGCTTGCACGATGACATCGAGGGAATGCTGGCCGGGTACGAGGACCGTTTCAGGCGCCTGTCCGGCTGGGAAAAGATCGGTTCCACGTTCACCGGCACCTCGACCAGCCCGCTCGGTTGGTTCCCGACGCTCGTGACCGGGTTGTGCGTGGTGTCGCTCGCGGCCACTGCCCACTACTGGTCGGCCGGTTTGCTGGccgtgctgctcctgctaacCGCAGCCATCGTCGTCCGTGAGAATAACCTTCGCAAGACGGAGATCTACCGCAAGGTGCGCACGGTACTGCACGAGATCCGGCTTGGGATCGAGCTGTGCGCTGACTGGACACCGGACAACTATCCGCACCTGTGCAGTCCGTTGTCGCCGTGCGTTACGCTGCAGTGGACGTACCGGGACGGCCGCATCGTCAACCTGCCGTGGGCGCTCCTCGTCCGCGGTGACCATATCGTAATGCGGCCAGGGCAGGTCGCACCCGGCACCTGCCAGGAAGTGTCGCCCGGTAAGCGGCGGTTTCGGTGCGGCGAAACGTACGGCCTGCAACAACCAACCGAGCCACCGCCCCGGCCGCTCGCCCGGTCGCCACTGCCGGACCTGAACTGCGTGGTCGAGACCACACCTTACCTCGACATACTGCGCACCTCGCTCGACTGTTTCCTGAATCGGCCGGAAACAATCATCAACCAGCAACGAGAGCTGCTGATTACGCGCTGTATGCAGCAGTGGGGCTTCGGTGGCATCCTGCtgctcaccgtcaccgttggcGTGCTGCGCTGCGGTGGGCTCTACTTTCACGGCAAGCTGGCGACCGACTGGCTGAACGTGCTGGTGCTCAATCCGACGGCTGCCGTGCTGCCCATCCTGCCGCTTGTCTTTCCGCTGCTCTGGGTCTCGATAAACCTGTGGGGAGTGGCACGACTCGAGACGCTGCTCGCCACGCCACACGCCGTCATGCGCGCCCAGGCCCAGAAGTCATTCCAGGAGGATCTCGACACGCCAACCGGTGATCTCGACCACGTCCAGCTGCCGCGTCAAACCGTCCTGCACTACTGGTGGCAGCTGGTGCAGGGTCGCTCGCAGCTGCTTGGCCGCAGTGCCAACGTCGTCCAGGTGCTCGGCACCATTACG GCACTGTGCTGCGTCGATAAAAAGGGCATTCTATCGTGGCCGAATCCTACAGCGGAGAAGGTGTTCTTCCTGCGCAACGCCAAGGATAGCGACCAAAACACGGAGCCATCCGAGCAGAGCAGCCTCAACTCGCAG AGCTCCCAAAAGGAATCGAGCGGTGCAATAGCGGAGGTGTTGGACCTCACCCACGACCAGCACAGCCCGTTTCGGCTAGAATTCGACGATCACGACTTCAAGAACCACCTAACGTCGCTAAAACCCCTCG GGATCGCCATCCTGGTCAACACGTGCTGCCCGCTGACGCAAGCACACTACGCTAAATTTTGCGGTCACGTGACGGCCGTGGCCATGCTCGACAAGGACCTGGTGCCGGTCACCAATCG CCGTTGTTTATGCGAGCTGGCCAAGCAAATCGGGTTTTCGCCACAAGCGCGCGACATCTTTCAGCTCGAGGGCCAAATCTCCAGCTATCGACACCTG CAACCGGATGTGGTGCGGCGGGACATCCGGTTCGCCCGTTCGCTGCAGCTGGcgacgaaggtgaaggtgcCGTTCCCGCACTCGCTGTCGGTAGTGATGCGCGAGATCAACAACGgttcgctgcagctgctgacgCAGGGTACGGCGGATATCGTGCTGGACTGCTGCGATGACTACTGGGACGGGCACGACCTGCAGCCACTGACGGAAAAGGAGCGCAAGCGAGCACAGGACTTCTACCAGCGGTCCGCCCTCACCGCATACTGTACTGCGTTCGCGTACCGACCATTGCGCCACGGTATCAGTGGGGCACTGTCCGGTGGACCACAGGGGAACGTCGCCTATCTGGAGCTACCACCGGAGAGCAAGCACAGGCGGGACCTGTACCAGACACGCGAACGGTGCAGCGGTCTGGTCGAAGGGACCGCTACAAGTGCGGCCCTGAGTGGCTACTGTGCCGATCCGGCGCCGATGGCATCGATGACCGCCGGCAAGGGAGGTCGGGAGGGTGGGCTCATCCCGGACACGTGTGCTGGTCCCGGTCTCGGTGCGGGAGCGGCCGAGATGCTGATAAACCCGACGATACCGCCAGTGGTACCGGGACTGACGAGCCACCACTCCATCTCGACCGACTCACTGCTGTTCAACGATTCGCGCGACGATGACATCTCGGACGTGGAAGGGTGTTACCGGATGCAGTGCCACCAGGTGTTTATCGGCATGGTGACTATGCAGTACCAGGCGCAGACCGACATCGTGCAGCTGATCGAGCGGCTGGAACGGGCGTGCATCCGATTCGTGCACTTCAGCAAAGAGAACGAGCTCCGATCGCGCGTGTTCTCTGAAAAGATGGGACTCGAGAGTGGTTGGAACTGCCACATCTCGCTGCTGAGTGACGGTGCCGATACGCGCGCCTCCTCACCGACCAAACAGCATGCGGCTGCCGCACCggcacccgcacccgcaccagcaccgtctcCTGTGCGTAGCCCTGCCACGGGTCCGCTGTTCGATGATCACAGTAATGGCTGTACGGTGGGCAGCCGGCTGCTGAGTTCGTCGGCACCGGGAGCGATCTCACATTCAAACAGCCTGGCAGGCCCGGCCGGCATTCGCCTCCATCAACCAAACCTCACAAGCAACagccacagtagcagcagcagtagtagcagcaacagcagcagcaacaacaacaacaatagcaatagcaacagcaatattaatagcaacaacaacaacaacaacaacaacaacggtatCAGCAGGAGAAACAGCTGCAGGAGTAACATCAGTGTGCACGGTTCGCAAGAACTGATGTCGGTGGTACGCCACCCGTCGACCGATTCGGCCATCGATGGGGGCGACCGTGGTGATGCTGTGGGTCGGATAgggggcggtggaggtggGCTGAGCGCGAATGGTCACTCCCGTTCGCTCAGCTGCCTGAGCGATAGTACCGAGCAGAGCGCACCGATCAACTTCGACATGTCGAACCGTGCCAAGCTGCCGCGTGGCATTGAGAACATCCGGCCGCACCTGGAGAGTGTGGACAacgtgccgctgctggtgtcaCTATTCACCGACTGTTCGGCCGAGGCGACACGCGAAATGCTCAACATCATGCAGCAGTACGGCGAGATCGTGGTCTGTCTCGGCTCCTCCGCCTCGAACTCCAACTCGGAAATCTTCCTGCAGGGTGACTGCTCGATCGCGGTGGAACCGCTGTACCCGCAGGTGTGCCAAGAGTTCCCGTCCTACAGCGAGGCCAACATCTATGGCAACCGGTTGCGGGTGCCGGGAGCGGACGACACCGgtcacaccagcaccaacactaCCGTATCGCCGGTCTACCTCAGTCGGTTGCTGAATGCGATCCCGTGTTCGATCGCCACCTGCCGGGATGATCCGATCTCGATTGTGGCGGTGATCGAGCTGTCCCGGCGCTTCATGGCCGGCTTGTGGAGCTGCGTGCAGTACTGGGCGTGTTGCGGGGTTTCGCTTGCCATCATGAACACGGTGACGGCGGTGCTGTCGCTGCCACCGATGATCGTACCGCTGCACGCCCTTTACCTGATGTGCGTCGCAGTGCCACTGGTCGCCCTGACGCTGCTCCGCGTCGAACCGGATCCGGCCTTGATGAAGCGTGCCACTGGCAAGAAGCAGCGCACGCTACACTCGCGCCTCGTCCTGTTTGTGCTGTGGTGCTACGGTCTCAAGTTCGCGGTCGCCGTTGCCTTCCTAGTCTTCGCCTACTGTACCACCCTGTCGCACCCACTTCAGCTGTTCGCGCTCGAGGTGCCGCAACCGCAGGTGGCGGCCGCTGCGAGCGGGTCGGGTCGGTTAGAGCAGTCCGATCACGGCGACCTGCACGTCGCCCGTTCCTTCACCCTGCTCGGCACCGTGCTGCACTTTGTCGTGATTTCCGCGACGTTCGTCCATCGGGACTACAACTGCATCCGGCGCAGCCCGTTCACCAACCTCTGCTGGGTAACGGTAGTGGCTGGGTTGCTGCTCCTCCACCTCGCCCTGCTCGTGCTGCAGATCACCTGCGATCCGTACTTCTGGCAGCAGATGGAGCATCACTGGCCGATTGCCCTGTACATCGTTCTCGTGACGTTCGTCACCTTCGTCGCCAGTGAGTTCTTCAAGTGGGAAGAGATCAA GGTGAACAATCGCTACATCCGGCGGGCTCGACTGGATTTTGGCACCAAGCTTGGCATGAACTCACCCTTCTGA
- the LOC126569564 gene encoding transmembrane protein 94 isoform X1, which produces MAPSPAGQSGTEKQQQQQEFRGLSTPIALQRLHDDIEGMLAGYEDRFRRLSGWEKIGSTFTGTSTSPLGWFPTLVTGLCVVSLAATAHYWSAGLLAVLLLLTAAIVVRENNLRKTEIYRKVRTVLHEIRLGIELCADWTPDNYPHLCSPLSPCVTLQWTYRDGRIVNLPWALLVRGDHIVMRPGQVAPGTCQEVSPGKRRFRCGETYGLQQPTEPPPRPLARSPLPDLNCVVETTPYLDILRTSLDCFLNRPETIINQQRELLITRCMQQWGFGGILLLTVTVGVLRCGGLYFHGKLATDWLNVLVLNPTAAVLPILPLVFPLLWVSINLWGVARLETLLATPHAVMRAQAQKSFQEDLDTPTGDLDHVQLPRQTVLHYWWQLVQGRSQLLGRSANVVQVLGTITALCCVDKKGILSWPNPTAEKVFFLRNAKDSDQNTEPSEQSSLNSQSSQKESSGAIAEVLDLTHDQHSPFRLEFDDHDFKNHLTSLKPLGIAILVNTCCPLTQAHYAKFCGHVTAVAMLDKDLVPVTNRYAIVESSLNCFMHGRCLCELAKQIGFSPQARDIFQLEGQISSYRHLQPDVVRRDIRFARSLQLATKVKVPFPHSLSVVMREINNGSLQLLTQGTADIVLDCCDDYWDGHDLQPLTEKERKRAQDFYQRSALTAYCTAFAYRPLRHGISGALSGGPQGNVAYLELPPESKHRRDLYQTRERCSGLVEGTATSAALSGYCADPAPMASMTAGKGGREGGLIPDTCAGPGLGAGAAEMLINPTIPPVVPGLTSHHSISTDSLLFNDSRDDDISDVEGCYRMQCHQVFIGMVTMQYQAQTDIVQLIERLERACIRFVHFSKENELRSRVFSEKMGLESGWNCHISLLSDGADTRASSPTKQHAAAAPAPAPAPAPSPVRSPATGPLFDDHSNGCTVGSRLLSSSAPGAISHSNSLAGPAGIRLHQPNLTSNSHSSSSSSSSNSSSNNNNNSNSNSNINSNNNNNNNNNGISRRNSCRSNISVHGSQELMSVVRHPSTDSAIDGGDRGDAVGRIGGGGGGLSANGHSRSLSCLSDSTEQSAPINFDMSNRAKLPRGIENIRPHLESVDNVPLLVSLFTDCSAEATREMLNIMQQYGEIVVCLGSSASNSNSEIFLQGDCSIAVEPLYPQVCQEFPSYSEANIYGNRLRVPGADDTGHTSTNTTVSPVYLSRLLNAIPCSIATCRDDPISIVAVIELSRRFMAGLWSCVQYWACCGVSLAIMNTVTAVLSLPPMIVPLHALYLMCVAVPLVALTLLRVEPDPALMKRATGKKQRTLHSRLVLFVLWCYGLKFAVAVAFLVFAYCTTLSHPLQLFALEVPQPQVAAAASGSGRLEQSDHGDLHVARSFTLLGTVLHFVVISATFVHRDYNCIRRSPFTNLCWVTVVAGLLLLHLALLVLQITCDPYFWQQMEHHWPIALYIVLVTFVTFVASEFFKWEEIKVNNRYIRRARLDFGTKLGMNSPF; this is translated from the exons ATGGCCCCTAGTCCGGCTGGCCAATCCGGaaccgagaagcagcagcagcagcaagaattCCGCGGCCTTAGCACTCCGATTGCCCTGCAACGCTTGCACGATGACATCGAGGGAATGCTGGCCGGGTACGAGGACCGTTTCAGGCGCCTGTCCGGCTGGGAAAAGATCGGTTCCACGTTCACCGGCACCTCGACCAGCCCGCTCGGTTGGTTCCCGACGCTCGTGACCGGGTTGTGCGTGGTGTCGCTCGCGGCCACTGCCCACTACTGGTCGGCCGGTTTGCTGGccgtgctgctcctgctaacCGCAGCCATCGTCGTCCGTGAGAATAACCTTCGCAAGACGGAGATCTACCGCAAGGTGCGCACGGTACTGCACGAGATCCGGCTTGGGATCGAGCTGTGCGCTGACTGGACACCGGACAACTATCCGCACCTGTGCAGTCCGTTGTCGCCGTGCGTTACGCTGCAGTGGACGTACCGGGACGGCCGCATCGTCAACCTGCCGTGGGCGCTCCTCGTCCGCGGTGACCATATCGTAATGCGGCCAGGGCAGGTCGCACCCGGCACCTGCCAGGAAGTGTCGCCCGGTAAGCGGCGGTTTCGGTGCGGCGAAACGTACGGCCTGCAACAACCAACCGAGCCACCGCCCCGGCCGCTCGCCCGGTCGCCACTGCCGGACCTGAACTGCGTGGTCGAGACCACACCTTACCTCGACATACTGCGCACCTCGCTCGACTGTTTCCTGAATCGGCCGGAAACAATCATCAACCAGCAACGAGAGCTGCTGATTACGCGCTGTATGCAGCAGTGGGGCTTCGGTGGCATCCTGCtgctcaccgtcaccgttggcGTGCTGCGCTGCGGTGGGCTCTACTTTCACGGCAAGCTGGCGACCGACTGGCTGAACGTGCTGGTGCTCAATCCGACGGCTGCCGTGCTGCCCATCCTGCCGCTTGTCTTTCCGCTGCTCTGGGTCTCGATAAACCTGTGGGGAGTGGCACGACTCGAGACGCTGCTCGCCACGCCACACGCCGTCATGCGCGCCCAGGCCCAGAAGTCATTCCAGGAGGATCTCGACACGCCAACCGGTGATCTCGACCACGTCCAGCTGCCGCGTCAAACCGTCCTGCACTACTGGTGGCAGCTGGTGCAGGGTCGCTCGCAGCTGCTTGGCCGCAGTGCCAACGTCGTCCAGGTGCTCGGCACCATTACG GCACTGTGCTGCGTCGATAAAAAGGGCATTCTATCGTGGCCGAATCCTACAGCGGAGAAGGTGTTCTTCCTGCGCAACGCCAAGGATAGCGACCAAAACACGGAGCCATCCGAGCAGAGCAGCCTCAACTCGCAG AGCTCCCAAAAGGAATCGAGCGGTGCAATAGCGGAGGTGTTGGACCTCACCCACGACCAGCACAGCCCGTTTCGGCTAGAATTCGACGATCACGACTTCAAGAACCACCTAACGTCGCTAAAACCCCTCG GGATCGCCATCCTGGTCAACACGTGCTGCCCGCTGACGCAAGCACACTACGCTAAATTTTGCGGTCACGTGACGGCCGTGGCCATGCTCGACAAGGACCTGGTGCCGGTCACCAATCGGTATGCGATTGTTGAGTCGAGTTTGAATTGCTTTATGCATGG CCGTTGTTTATGCGAGCTGGCCAAGCAAATCGGGTTTTCGCCACAAGCGCGCGACATCTTTCAGCTCGAGGGCCAAATCTCCAGCTATCGACACCTG CAACCGGATGTGGTGCGGCGGGACATCCGGTTCGCCCGTTCGCTGCAGCTGGcgacgaaggtgaaggtgcCGTTCCCGCACTCGCTGTCGGTAGTGATGCGCGAGATCAACAACGgttcgctgcagctgctgacgCAGGGTACGGCGGATATCGTGCTGGACTGCTGCGATGACTACTGGGACGGGCACGACCTGCAGCCACTGACGGAAAAGGAGCGCAAGCGAGCACAGGACTTCTACCAGCGGTCCGCCCTCACCGCATACTGTACTGCGTTCGCGTACCGACCATTGCGCCACGGTATCAGTGGGGCACTGTCCGGTGGACCACAGGGGAACGTCGCCTATCTGGAGCTACCACCGGAGAGCAAGCACAGGCGGGACCTGTACCAGACACGCGAACGGTGCAGCGGTCTGGTCGAAGGGACCGCTACAAGTGCGGCCCTGAGTGGCTACTGTGCCGATCCGGCGCCGATGGCATCGATGACCGCCGGCAAGGGAGGTCGGGAGGGTGGGCTCATCCCGGACACGTGTGCTGGTCCCGGTCTCGGTGCGGGAGCGGCCGAGATGCTGATAAACCCGACGATACCGCCAGTGGTACCGGGACTGACGAGCCACCACTCCATCTCGACCGACTCACTGCTGTTCAACGATTCGCGCGACGATGACATCTCGGACGTGGAAGGGTGTTACCGGATGCAGTGCCACCAGGTGTTTATCGGCATGGTGACTATGCAGTACCAGGCGCAGACCGACATCGTGCAGCTGATCGAGCGGCTGGAACGGGCGTGCATCCGATTCGTGCACTTCAGCAAAGAGAACGAGCTCCGATCGCGCGTGTTCTCTGAAAAGATGGGACTCGAGAGTGGTTGGAACTGCCACATCTCGCTGCTGAGTGACGGTGCCGATACGCGCGCCTCCTCACCGACCAAACAGCATGCGGCTGCCGCACCggcacccgcacccgcaccagcaccgtctcCTGTGCGTAGCCCTGCCACGGGTCCGCTGTTCGATGATCACAGTAATGGCTGTACGGTGGGCAGCCGGCTGCTGAGTTCGTCGGCACCGGGAGCGATCTCACATTCAAACAGCCTGGCAGGCCCGGCCGGCATTCGCCTCCATCAACCAAACCTCACAAGCAACagccacagtagcagcagcagtagtagcagcaacagcagcagcaacaacaacaacaatagcaatagcaacagcaatattaatagcaacaacaacaacaacaacaacaacaacggtatCAGCAGGAGAAACAGCTGCAGGAGTAACATCAGTGTGCACGGTTCGCAAGAACTGATGTCGGTGGTACGCCACCCGTCGACCGATTCGGCCATCGATGGGGGCGACCGTGGTGATGCTGTGGGTCGGATAgggggcggtggaggtggGCTGAGCGCGAATGGTCACTCCCGTTCGCTCAGCTGCCTGAGCGATAGTACCGAGCAGAGCGCACCGATCAACTTCGACATGTCGAACCGTGCCAAGCTGCCGCGTGGCATTGAGAACATCCGGCCGCACCTGGAGAGTGTGGACAacgtgccgctgctggtgtcaCTATTCACCGACTGTTCGGCCGAGGCGACACGCGAAATGCTCAACATCATGCAGCAGTACGGCGAGATCGTGGTCTGTCTCGGCTCCTCCGCCTCGAACTCCAACTCGGAAATCTTCCTGCAGGGTGACTGCTCGATCGCGGTGGAACCGCTGTACCCGCAGGTGTGCCAAGAGTTCCCGTCCTACAGCGAGGCCAACATCTATGGCAACCGGTTGCGGGTGCCGGGAGCGGACGACACCGgtcacaccagcaccaacactaCCGTATCGCCGGTCTACCTCAGTCGGTTGCTGAATGCGATCCCGTGTTCGATCGCCACCTGCCGGGATGATCCGATCTCGATTGTGGCGGTGATCGAGCTGTCCCGGCGCTTCATGGCCGGCTTGTGGAGCTGCGTGCAGTACTGGGCGTGTTGCGGGGTTTCGCTTGCCATCATGAACACGGTGACGGCGGTGCTGTCGCTGCCACCGATGATCGTACCGCTGCACGCCCTTTACCTGATGTGCGTCGCAGTGCCACTGGTCGCCCTGACGCTGCTCCGCGTCGAACCGGATCCGGCCTTGATGAAGCGTGCCACTGGCAAGAAGCAGCGCACGCTACACTCGCGCCTCGTCCTGTTTGTGCTGTGGTGCTACGGTCTCAAGTTCGCGGTCGCCGTTGCCTTCCTAGTCTTCGCCTACTGTACCACCCTGTCGCACCCACTTCAGCTGTTCGCGCTCGAGGTGCCGCAACCGCAGGTGGCGGCCGCTGCGAGCGGGTCGGGTCGGTTAGAGCAGTCCGATCACGGCGACCTGCACGTCGCCCGTTCCTTCACCCTGCTCGGCACCGTGCTGCACTTTGTCGTGATTTCCGCGACGTTCGTCCATCGGGACTACAACTGCATCCGGCGCAGCCCGTTCACCAACCTCTGCTGGGTAACGGTAGTGGCTGGGTTGCTGCTCCTCCACCTCGCCCTGCTCGTGCTGCAGATCACCTGCGATCCGTACTTCTGGCAGCAGATGGAGCATCACTGGCCGATTGCCCTGTACATCGTTCTCGTGACGTTCGTCACCTTCGTCGCCAGTGAGTTCTTCAAGTGGGAAGAGATCAA GGTGAACAATCGCTACATCCGGCGGGCTCGACTGGATTTTGGCACCAAGCTTGGCATGAACTCACCCTTCTGA